The nucleotide sequence CTAAAATTGGAGGAGAATTTCATGTTTAtacaaaattcaaggaagaatatGACTTTCACCGTTAATTTCATAATAAGATCTTCTTTTAAATGATGAATTGAAATTAAAATTCATTTGGAGGAAAGCATGTTTACTTAAACAGGTAGAATTTAAAAGATTCACTTATCACTTTTTGCATGATCACTGCTTTTTAACAAGTTCTTTTGGTTGTTATCAAATGATTTTGAGTGCATTTTAAATACTACTCactccattttaatttatgtgaaggtgttcgaattatttatttttttaaagtaattttttcatatgcattttaaatattttgagttattaattattgtgatGTATAGTACCTTTTACGTAGTTTACAAatacataaaattttattttgaaaaatctaaagaaatttatgtccaaatgcATAATTAAAATTAAGAAGTTTAAATCTCGAAAAACGAAAAGTATCCCAAAGTTTGGACGTAGGGAGTACTAGCTTAAGAGGAACTTCAGTAAGAGTTTCATCTatttaaagaaaaatgaagatttaTCGAGAATTTGAACAAATAGCTATATTGCTAGAGATAGGAAAATTCAAACCTTTGAAATGCGTTGATTATTTTTGAGTTCCGTTCATTCTTCATTTTAAAGAAAGATACGTCCAAATGGACTTTAACGACGAGTTctacttttctttcttatttttttttttttttaaattctttgaGTAAGACTTAATGCAACATGTAGGAGTGGCAACcgggcggggcggggcggggcggATATAGCTCGGGTCAAAATGGGTTatgaaaaaacggataaattatccgacacGAATAATATTTAAAACGGATAAAAAACGGGCTAACTGACGGATAATATGGGtaatcatattatccatgacttcttgcatataatcacttttgggagaattcttagtctccctaacttgagaaacccccaatttgaggctttacaaatgtaaaagttagacacATTAGTTATTCATTGGATACTCATTGGtgatccattttctaaatggataatatagttcttatccatatttgatctgttttttaaaaagtttattatccaaCACATTTTTTTAGTGGATAGTATaggtggttaactgttttcttttaaccattttgcctcCCTACAAACATGTAATAAATGATACTAATAGTTTGTCATGGACTAATTCTAAGTACATACGTAGCAGGAaagaaattcaccttttatttaAGATGTTGCGGTAACAATTTTTGCTTTTCTTCCAAAAACGACATTAATTTCATTATCATAGAAAGAAGAAACGGCAAAAACGATATCCTAACCACCTATAATATACTTCAAGAAGATATAAAAACCCCCCTCTTTAAATATATTACCTCGCCTTAACATCCGTATGCATATTGCAAATGGCTTCTTTAGTTCCAACTTTTTTCCTTTTAGCTGCAGCTCTATCTTCGTTAACTTTTGCTTATGCtgctaataataataacaacaacagtTGCCCTAATTATGAATACATTTTCCAAGTTGGCGATTCACTTGCAGATACTGGAAATCGATTCCGTATATCTAATGTAAAATCATCTTACCGTGCAGACCATTTTCCTTACGGGGAAAAATTCTTTGGAAAACCCACTGGCAGATTCTCTGATGGCCGTCTCGTTATAGATTATATTGCTATGTCTCTTAAGCTTCCACTTCTCAACCCTTACATGGTCAAAGAAGCTAATTTTAGCCATGGAGTAAACTGCGCAGTAGGAGGAGCTACAGTTCTAAATGATCCTTTTTATGTAGCTAAAAATATTACCACGGCAAAAGACAACAGGCCTCTTAGATCTCAACTTCGTTGGTTGACAACTTACTTAAAAACTACATGTCACACTAGACAAAAGTGTTCAAAAGTTCTTGGAAAATCTCTTTTTATGTTTGGTGAATTTGGAGGAAATGACTATTACCTAGCATTTTCAGAGGGAAAATCCATTGACGAAGCTAAAACTTTTGTCCCATACATAGTCAAGACCATAGTAAAAGGCATTAGACAAGTGATCAGATACGGGGCAAAACGTATAGTTGTTCCAGGGAATTTTCCTCTGGGTTGCTTCCCCTACTACCTTACCATGTTCTCAAGCTTGGATTATGAAGATTATGATGAGTTTGGTTGTCTGAAAGCCTACAATGAGTTAGCCATGTATCACAATGATTATTTGGAGAGGGCTCTATCTATACTAAAACTTGAATATTCGAACGTTGCGATTATATATATTGATTATTATGCTGCTGTGAAATCAATTCTGGAACGCCCCAGCTATTTTGGATTCAATAAGAAATCCATACTCAAAACGTGCTGTGGAATAGGAGGTCAATATAATTATGACGATGATATTCTTTGTGGAACATCTAAAGTTCAAGCTTGTTCTGATTCTGCAAAATATTT is from Nicotiana tabacum cultivar K326 chromosome 18, ASM71507v2, whole genome shotgun sequence and encodes:
- the LOC142172500 gene encoding acetylajmalan esterase-like codes for the protein MASLVPTFFLLAAALSSLTFAYAANNNNNNSCPNYEYIFQVGDSLADTGNRFRISNVKSSYRADHFPYGEKFFGKPTGRFSDGRLVIDYIAMSLKLPLLNPYMVKEANFSHGVNCAVGGATVLNDPFYVAKNITTAKDNRPLRSQLRWLTTYLKTTCHTRQKCSKVLGKSLFMFGEFGGNDYYLAFSEGKSIDEAKTFVPYIVKTIVKGIRQVIRYGAKRIVVPGNFPLGCFPYYLTMFSSLDYEDYDEFGCLKAYNELAMYHNDYLERALSILKLEYSNVAIIYIDYYAAVKSILERPSYFGFNKKSILKTCCGIGGQYNYDDDILCGTSKVQACSDSAKYLHWDGVHLTEKAYYYVAERVINGISSKEFQFSPIQAETFQVTNNMMHLLQNKGLFFGSYIEDPQQHLKNFLSICVTQRHPNVTPEAIRLLLFPFTMTREAQTWLNSLPINSMATWVELVKQFLNKFYPPNKTARQIYEILQFRKKATETLQEIC